The Osmerus eperlanus chromosome 1, fOsmEpe2.1, whole genome shotgun sequence genome includes the window gcacaggggtccatttttgaattacatttttacaactgatatttctgtatattttatataaaaatgcatacttattatttataaagattaaatagatttaaaagcattgttttttgctgctcatttacaactgaaaatacgagtgaagtgtagaattaaatagatgtcttctcatttcccctgcaagaggcagcctcatcgttgaatcaaaacgaatagatttggcagaccggtgtaaaaattgacctaatctctatgacttaaacgtccttttaagtgtttcacttctcgtgatattttcaggcatttagcctactcattgcattcattcattaataaagaaccccctttgaagattattctacgacgttaccggcagtactgTAGAttagaagatggaattgcgattcaaacagtaccatctgctaactgaaaatatgccccccaaaacgtaaataagcttgacatttaattagtggaaaatcgctcattcataataagcgtcagtaacaacgcaaaatgcgagaagcttccccggtaaattgtactactacggtacagtactagtagactactgctgtgttcgtcttggtagcgattgtgttggttgaattggatttaacgttccgttgtacggtttaggctgaaattaattattttcatgaacagattgacaaagtttaggctgtgccaatgaagttcaggttagtagttagatagacttttgatttaagtaaggggagtgccgaacatgttctgttgccgtttgactttctaaacagctgtgtagatgtttttgtagtgtctcgcgtaggctacagcgttgcagtgagctacactggtttgaaacgacaggtaatgataatttcacccacaaatcgtttacttgtaatctaatgtcataataaatcctacaacgaaaacgtatttgtgaggaatgtttattttaacgattgaaaacagatgcatcatagaccactgttatgtgttgcccgggcaacagaggctaatgtcatgatgctaatacttcagtgaaatagtagactactgtttccaaaagtagatgtacttccttaataatatcagcttatattgtacattacacatcacaattgtgtgtcatatcacaaagtaaaattagtaaatagttatcaccctggcctctttgcttgtggcgtttctgcagctgccttgcagtaaagctatagttagcctagctatctcccagaagttaacgagctgctaaactaatattctgctagaggtagtcacgcgagttttcgtgacgttagtgacgtaagtagcgtcattgactgtggttagcaagttagccaccgttagcttcacttttcgacacaaaaacttaatttctacttaaaccgtgcaacggaacgtaaatcccaatagaagcaacttaatcggtaccaggacgaaacgtttgacacctaggttgtctatgtaggccaaatattgactgagttttaggggggcaaaaagaataataataataatatatatgtgagagaacaaaggttgtacccttgccgaaggcaaagcacacccaataataacaataataatagaaTTCATGTAGCTTTGATCCAAAGCAACAAACATCGGGGGTTCGAACCTGTgacttcttgatctgcagtcaaaagctctaaccactgagctgtacacaCCACTATAAATGTAGTAGTGGGACATGACCACAGCTATGACAGTCCTTACTGACAGGTGTGTTTGCATATTACTATGTTTGTGTTCTGTCCTGAAAAACTAGTACTCAAAAGGTCCTGTCAATGTAAGGGCCTATATAAAGACCAGAGGAAGAAGGATACATTGAGGTATTGGTTATCTGTCCGATGTGTATTCATCCAGAACAGCAGCCTGTTTGTGTCCTTGACCAGAGGGATTATAGATGTTCCGAACACCCAGAAAGACTTAACAACAAATGCCAACATTCACAACGTTACAACAATAAACAACAGTACAGTTGTGTCAGACAACGAATAAACCAGCTGACCTTTGAACCATGATGACGCGACACCTTTGGTATACTAAAGAAAGGTGTTGGTCCGACCTGAGCTATCAAATCATACCAACCACCTCCATGGGTTCACTGTTCCATATCGCTGGCTGGCTGCAGAGGGATCTGgcaggtgagacaggtcagGGCATGCCTATTGTAACTCTCCACAGGGTCACAGCCAGGCAACAGTGGAAAGGCCTGGACACTGGTGGGCAATCTCTCTCACAACTACACAGAGACTGTACAGTATGGGGAAAATCTGTGGCTGCAAATTGGCTTGAATTTCTTTTTGGATTTGAATCCTCCCTGGTCTGAACGCATGAGCAGCTGACATCATCACAAAAAACCTGGACACGCCCACAGGCCAGACTccgaaacaggaaacaggaagctcAAGGCTGTCAGGTGAGGCGCGAGCATGCTACCTGACTGTAAGCCACAACTGATAGGCTGGCCGCTCTGTTGACGGCGTTGTGTGACAGTCCGTTCACGTCCTGGCCGTCCGACGAGCCTTCCCATGATCCTCCTGGGTCTTTGAGGAGGTCGCGGTCGGTGTCATGCTTGTTCCTCTGCGGGGAGGCGAAGGGGTTGAAGTCTCCCCCCTCGGGGTTGCGGTGAGGCTGCGTGTTGAACTCTGTCTGGAAGGACGACAGCTGCTGGGTTACTCCCAGgagcccccccacctccacactcaGAATCACCCAGATGACAtctgaggaaggagggtgggtaggagaggagagggggaggagcgaggggaggagggaggaagggagggagggtaggagaggagaggagagagggagggaggagagagagagggatgagagagggggggaggagagagagagggaggaagggagggtaggagaggagagaggtaggagaggggggaggagagagggaggagagagagagggaggaagggagggtaggagaggagagaggggggagggagggcgagtggtagagagatagagaaaaggagagagtgaaagagagagggggagggaaaatagatcaaatgaaagaaagaataagaaagagagaaataaggaCAGAAAAGGTGGTGCTGAGCATTACATTCTGGTCATTCTATCAACAAGCTCCAGACCCACACCAGGCCATCCACTAAGCCAAACTGAGTTAGTCTAGTGTGTGGTATTGAGTGTTGGATTAGTGGTGTAGTGTTGTGTTAGTGGTGAGGTGTAGTGCTGGGTTAGTGGTGAGGTGTAGTGTTAGGTTAGTGGTGTGGTGTTAGGTTAGTGGTGTgctgtagtgttgggttagtggtGAGGTGTAGTGTTAGGTTAGTGGTGTgctgtagtgttgggttagtggtgaggtgtagtgttaggttagtggtgaggtgtagtgttgggttagtggtgaggtgtagtgttgggttagtggtgaggtgtagtgttgggttagtggtgaggtgtagtgttgggttagtggtgaggtgtagtgttgggttagtggtgtgctgtagtgttgggttagtggtgaggtgtagtgttgggttagtggtgaggtgtagtgttgggttagtggtgaggtgtagtgttgggttagtggtgaggtgtagtgttgggttagtggtgaggtgtagtgttgggttagtggtgtgctgtagtgttgggttagtggtgaggtgtagtgttgggttagtggtgaggtgtagtgttgggttagtggtgaggtgtagtgttgggttagtggtgaggtgtagtgttgggttagtggtgtgctgtagtgttgggttagtggtgaggtgtagtgttgggttagtggtgtgctgtagtgttgggttagtggtgaggtgtagtgttgggttagtggtgaggtgtagtgttgggttagtggtgaggtgtagtgttgggttagtggtgaggtgtagtgttgggttagtggtgaggtgtagtgttgggttagtgatgaggtgtagtgttgggttagtgatgaggtgtagtgttgggttagtggtgaggtgtagtgttgggttagtggtgaggtgtagtgttgggttagtggtgtgctgtagtgttgggttagtggtgaggtgtagtgttgggttagtggtgaggtgtagtgttgggttagtggtgtgctgtagtgttgggttagtggtgaggtgtagtgttgggttagtggtGAGGTGTAGTGTCTCACCTCCATAGAAGAGTCCGGTGGCAGTGCACATCCTCCACTGGCCCTGGTACATGCCCGGGGCGGCGGGGCTACACATCAGCACACTCACGTCAGAGATCTCCTGGGGGTCCAACGAGCGCACCATCACCATGTTCACATGACCAAACTGGTCCCCACCGATGTacttcagacacacacctggaggccACGACTctgctcctgcaacacacacacacacacacacaccatttcgtAATGTGGCgattccacacacacaatttagtAATGTGGCAATtctacacacagagatacactgtcaattcgaaacacacacactactgaacaaCTCTCTTTCCAAATCTCtaaaataaaacacacatttacaggcACTAAACCTACTACACAAAATAACTATCTCTACTTCCACTATTACTGGCATGGCGGAACCTTCCAGAACACTGTGGTATTGTGTGttcgtcctttcccctctgaatCCTCCGACCCACCTGTGTTCTGGACCCTCCATGTCTTGGTGAACTGTGTCTCCGGCGGGA containing:
- the LOC134029493 gene encoding protein ILRUN-like, coding for MEGMDIDLDQELMQKFSCMGTTDKDVLISEFQRLLGFQLNPAGCAFFLDMTNWNLQAAIGAYYDFESPSINTPSMSFVEDVTIGEGESVPPETQFTKTWRVQNTGAESWPPGVCLKYIGGDQFGHVNMVMVRSLDPQEISDVSVLMCSPAAPGMYQGQWRMCTATGLFYGDVIWVILSVEVGGLLGVTQQLSSFQTEFNTQPHRNPEGGDFNPFASPQRNKHDTDRDLLKDPGGSWEGSSDGQDVNGLSHNAVNRAASLSVVAYSQGIHGPYPFGQS